TCATAGATACCGATGCCGCCAAAATAATACCAATAGCAAAGGTGCGTTCATTAGCACCCAAAGTATGCGCCACCTGAATGGCTACGGGCAGCACCACCAAAGCAGCGGCGGCATTTGACATCGGTTGCGTGAGCAGCATCGTGAGCAACATAAATCCGCCCAATATTGTCAGCGTACCAAAAGGAGCTAATATTTTCATTATTCCATCTGCCAAAAAGCTGTCTGCACCGGTATTGCTCATAGCTGCGCCAAAAGCACTCATTGAGCCTATCAGCACCAACAAACCCCAGTCTATATATTGATAGATTTTTTTTATATCAATGGCTTTGATGGCGAGTATGCCCAAAGTAGCCATCAAAAAAGAACCACTCAAAGGTAGCAGTTCCAAAGAGCCGCATACAATGGCTATTCCGAAAAACAACAAACTCAGCCAGCCTTTGCGCAAAGTAGGAAAATTGGCAGTTTGAATTTCTTCCAGAACAATAAATTCCACATTGCTGCGCAGGCGTTCTATGCTGTCTTTTTGCCCTTGCAACAACAATACATCGCCGGCACGGATAGGCATGTGTGCAATTTTTTCTATTACGTTTTCGTTGCGGTGGTGCATTGCCAAAGCGGTGAGTCCGTAGCGATTGCGCAAATTAATACTCTTAATAGTGCTACCCACCAAGGGCGACTGCGGCGTAACCACCACCTCCGCCAACGATAAATTGTCGCCCATCAAATCGCTGTCGTTGATGATTTTTCCCAAAATATCAATGCCTTGTTGCTGACGAATGCGCATCAATTCGTCTCTATTGCACTCTACTAACAATACGTCATCTTTTTGCAAAGTAAATACTGCCTCCGGAAAAATAGCTTCTTTGTTGCGAATGACTTTTAAGATATTAAAATTAAAATTACCCAATTGTTTGGCGGTATCTTGTAAGCGTTTGCCGATGAGGGGCGAGTTAGGCAGTACTACTATTTCGCTCAGGTAAGAGCGGATATTGTATTCATCTGCGACGCTTTTGTCGGCGTGGGCAGGCAACAAACGATAGCCGATAGTGCTCATAAACAGTACGCCTACCAACATGAGTATAATGCCTACGGGCAAAAACTCAAACATAGCAACGGGAGACAGCCCGCTGCGCGCCATCAGTTCGCTGCCCGCAATATTGGTAGAAGTGCCGATAAGGGTGCAAGTGCCGCCGAGCAAAGAGGCGAAAGCCATCGGCATCAGGAGTTTGGAACTACTGATCTTGAGCTGGCGGCACACGCTCACCGTAGGAGCCAAAAAAATAGCGGCTACGGTGGTATTGTTCATAAACGCCGACACCGCACCCGCCAACAGCATTAAACTTATCAATAGCATTTGCGGCGGCATTTTACCCAAAAAAGTAATCCGCTGTGCTATCCAGTCCATAACTCCATTGTGTTGTAATGCGGTGCTGATGATAAAAATACACGCCAGCATCACTACAAAATCACTTCCGAAGGCAGCAAACGCTTCTTTAGGCGTTAGAATATGAAACATCAGGAGCACGGTCAATAAACCTATTGCCACTACATCTGGCGGTATGCGCTCCCACGAAAACAACAACACCGCCGCAAGCAATAAAAAAATAACCAACGCAATGCCCATATTAGAAAAGATATTTTTAAAAGAAAAAATTGTCGTATTCCTCGCTTTTACCTACGCCCACGCCCAAAAATA
The window above is part of the Sphingobacteriales bacterium genome. Proteins encoded here:
- a CDS encoding SLC13 family permease — its product is MGIALVIFLLLAAVLLFSWERIPPDVVAIGLLTVLLMFHILTPKEAFAAFGSDFVVMLACIFIISTALQHNGVMDWIAQRITFLGKMPPQMLLISLMLLAGAVSAFMNNTTVAAIFLAPTVSVCRQLKISSSKLLMPMAFASLLGGTCTLIGTSTNIAGSELMARSGLSPVAMFEFLPVGIILMLVGVLFMSTIGYRLLPAHADKSVADEYNIRSYLSEIVVLPNSPLIGKRLQDTAKQLGNFNFNILKVIRNKEAIFPEAVFTLQKDDVLLVECNRDELMRIRQQQGIDILGKIINDSDLMGDNLSLAEVVVTPQSPLVGSTIKSINLRNRYGLTALAMHHRNENVIEKIAHMPIRAGDVLLLQGQKDSIERLRSNVEFIVLEEIQTANFPTLRKGWLSLLFFGIAIVCGSLELLPLSGSFLMATLGILAIKAIDIKKIYQYIDWGLLVLIGSMSAFGAAMSNTGADSFLADGIMKILAPFGTLTILGGFMLLTMLLTQPMSNAAAALVVLPVAIQVAHTLGANERTFAIGIILAASVSMITPFEPACIIIFSPGKYRIIDFLKVGGLLTFILWIILMILVPYYWGL